Genomic segment of Arachis hypogaea cultivar Tifrunner chromosome 11, arahy.Tifrunner.gnm2.J5K5, whole genome shotgun sequence:
GCTAACAAGTGTCGAGGAAGGTTTGCAAGGTTGTGCTTGAGCTAGACCTATCACAACCACTGATCTCCCAATACTCCATTAATGGAATCCGCTACTTGGTGGAGTACGAGGGCATACATAATATATGCTTCTCTTGTGGGATTGTGGGGGCATGAAAAAGCAAATTGTCCAGGCAGAAAAACTGGGGAGAACGTTGGCTAGAAAGTCACAGAAGAGGCACAGAGAGAAGGAGAAATTCAGGGGAATGGAAGTGGAGGAGACATAAATGGAAAGGTTAATACGGGAAATGCCAACCTTGACAAGGGCAAAAGCATCATTGACGTACTAGAAGAGCCCTTTGGATCGTACAAAGGGGGACGCGTGGcagaaatacaaaaaaaagggGGAGACACAGGTACAAGTAGTGGGGTGAATGGAGGAGAGGTAAGGAAAGGAAAGGTAGCAATTGCTGATACGAGGTTTGCTGTCCTCGATGATGAGAACAATAATGACCCCAAAGCCAATCATGAGGGCACAGGGAATGTCCCCAACAATACGACAAGCACCCTGACTTTAGCACCCACAATGAGCAAAAGGAAAGAGAACCAAGCATCCAAAAGTAATGAGAAAGCCTATAACCAAAAAAGTACAATAATAACCATTTCAGCCTAACCAAAGTCCAATGGCAATGTAGGCCAAGCAACCCAACTAGTTTTTAACCCCAGTAACCCACCAGACCAAACTAAGCAcccacaaaaagaaaaaatcctGACCCAAATTAGAAACATAAACCAAACACCCCACAGCCACACCATTGAACCAAATATGAAGAATCTGACAAATAATATCCCAAACCTTAGCTCCAATAATGCCCCAGAGTCACAAAACTCAGACCCCACCTTCAATTCACAAGATTCACAAATGGAAGAGTCATTTGTCCCAGAAACAGGACAAGTTGATGAAGCAATGGATGAGAGTCCTGAGCCAGAGCCACCAGACATGAACACAATTGATACGGAGATAATGGCTGAGGCTGCTCTTCTCTACGAAGCCAAGGGTGTGAGAGCTGGCATGGTGGAAGAGAACCAAAATCACTGGTTAGAGAATGGGAAGGGAAGCGGCCCGATAAAGGAAAGAGAGGAGGGCGAGGGAACCATGGAAGTGGAAGTGCCCCGTGGGGAGGACGATGCAGCTATGGAGCAATGAGGCCATCCTTTCTTTTCTTTAGATCTGATCTGATGATTATTTTCTCATGGAATTGTAGAGGGGCAGCGAGTCAGTCCTTCACTCGCACCCTTAAGGAATATCTGAGAATGCATAAACCTGATCTGGTCATCCTACAGGAAACGAGGTGTAGTGGAGATACTGCGCGCCGCACTATTGATAGAAGTGGGTTTGCCTTTAGTCATGTGCAGGATGCCAACGGTTTTAGTGGAAGAATTTGGATTATTTGGAATGACCTAAATATCTCTGTTAAAGTGGTTAGATCTTGTGTGCAATTCATACATATGGAGGTAACTCATGGAAACAACCATAGCTGGATGCTAACAGCAATCTATGCGAGCCCACAAGAAAGGACTAGAAGGAGTTTATGGTCAGAGTTGAGAACTATAGCGACATGTATGTCC
This window contains:
- the LOC112721076 gene encoding uncharacterized protein is translated as MRPSFLFFRSDLMIIFSWNCRGAASQSFTRTLKEYLRMHKPDLVILQETRCSGDTARRTIDRSGFAFSHVQDANGFSGRIWIIWNDLNISVKVVRSCVQFIHMEVTHGNNHSWMLTAIYASPQERTRRSLWSELRTIATCMSKAWLLVGDFNEIMCASEKKGGGRTDLHACAKFKKWIDDCCLIDLGYIGPNLLGRALSGKGWNVFLKG